The Helicobacter mustelae genome has a segment encoding these proteins:
- the pyrE gene encoding orotate phosphoribosyltransferase, which translates to MKLDIEQYYKDANALLKGHFLLSSGNHSDTYLQSAKVLEDPKIAEILAQSLAKQVKDYGLEIDCICSPALGGILAGYELARALGVRFIFTERVDGKMTLRRGYSLKKGERVLVCEDIITTGGSALEAAQCIKDQEGVVVAFAGLANRGFCKRVGSGLNKKVECKLPDDAPLFALEDFVFEMYEPENCPLCKAGSKPIKPGSRDNKLV; encoded by the coding sequence ATGAAACTGGATATCGAGCAGTATTACAAAGATGCAAACGCACTTTTAAAGGGGCATTTCCTCCTTAGTAGCGGAAATCACTCCGATACGTATTTGCAATCTGCAAAGGTGTTAGAAGATCCAAAAATCGCAGAGATCCTAGCCCAGTCCCTTGCTAAACAAGTCAAGGATTATGGACTAGAGATTGATTGCATCTGCTCTCCTGCACTTGGAGGGATCTTGGCAGGATATGAGCTAGCCAGAGCACTTGGGGTGCGATTTATCTTTACAGAGCGCGTAGATGGCAAGATGACCCTGCGCCGTGGCTATTCCCTAAAAAAAGGAGAGAGGGTGCTGGTGTGTGAGGACATTATCACCACGGGGGGCTCTGCACTAGAAGCAGCCCAATGCATCAAGGACCAAGAGGGAGTGGTGGTGGCATTTGCTGGTCTTGCTAATCGAGGATTTTGCAAGCGCGTAGGAAGCGGGCTTAACAAAAAAGTCGAATGCAAGCTCCCTGATGATGCGCCATTATTTGCACTAGAGGATTTTGTCTTTGAGATGTATGAGCCAGAGAATTGTCCTCTGTGCAAAGCTGGATCCAAGCCCATCAAGCCTGGCAGCAGGGACAATAAACTTGTTTAA